The following proteins are co-located in the Primulina tabacum isolate GXHZ01 chromosome 11, ASM2559414v2, whole genome shotgun sequence genome:
- the LOC142517989 gene encoding putative glutathione peroxidase 2, protein MKSMGFYRLTNLASLLFLGLAFLLYYRYPPAISSGEDCPKSIYEFTVKDIHGNDVSLSNYKGKVLLIVNVASKCGLTQSNYRELNILYDKYKHQGFEILAFPCNQFAWQEPGTSEEIQEAVCTRFKAEFPIFEKIDVNGKNAAPLYKYLKSQKGGLLVDTIKWNFTKFLVNKEGKVIQRYAPKTPPLEIENDIQNLLD, encoded by the exons ATGAAAAGCATGGGTTTTTACCGATTAACAAACTTGGCATCTCTTCTATTTCTTGGACTTGCTTTCCTGTTGTATTACAGGTATCCTCCTGCTATTAGTTCGGGTGAAGATTGCCCAAAATCCATCTACGAGTTCACCGTCAAG GACATTCATGGAAATGATGTGTCTTTGAGCAATTACAAAGGGAAGGTGCTCCTCATAGTAAATGTTGCTTCAAAATG TGGTTTGACCCAGTCGAATTACAGGGAGCTGAATATTCTATATGACAAGTACAAGCATCAAG GCTTCGAAATATTAGCATTTCCTTGCAATCAGTTTGCCTGGCAAGAACCAGGTACTagtgaagaaattcaagaagctGTATGCACCAGGTTTAAAGCTGAATTCCCAATATTTGAAAAG ATAGACGTCAATGGAAAAAATGCAGCACCCCTTTACAAATACTTGAAGTCACAAAAAGGCGGATTATTGGTCGACACTATAAAGTGGAATTTTACGAAGTTTTTGGTTAACAAAGAAGGAAAAGTAATCCAGAGATATGCCCCGAAAACACCACCTCTCGAGATTGAG AACGACATACAAAATCTTTTGGATTGA